A section of the Streptomyces xinghaiensis S187 genome encodes:
- a CDS encoding MerR family transcriptional regulator produces the protein MSASERGGPATAGTGTADTGTETGTVDAAGADPADSVGTTTGAVARRLGVSPATLRSWDRRYGIGPEVRRDGRHRRWAPRDIAVLEEMCRLTASGIPPAEAARAARAAGRPLRGGPEDFSAAARATSPGASPGGPSGEPSSAPSPAAGRAPAAPPPAAPVAATAGASPVPALPAPRGAARQPGSGNGLPLGDVRQECRGLARAAVRLDAAAVERLLASAVGQHGLVTAWEEVMVPALRAAGRKWETAGDRYVEVEHLLSWHISSALRRVPTAPPSPPGVPGIPPVLLACVPDEQHALPLEALAAGLAEQGFPVRMFGAALPAEALDAAVRRTGPAAVVLWSQSRSTANRPLARHVAASEWGVKGARTQPAVLLAGPGWAGPPVPGTLRPLGLREALEALGRLCHTVPGGPAGP, from the coding sequence ATGAGCGCATCGGAACGCGGGGGCCCGGCAACCGCCGGGACCGGCACGGCGGATACGGGGACGGAGACGGGCACGGTGGACGCGGCGGGCGCGGACCCGGCGGACTCGGTGGGGACGACCACGGGGGCGGTGGCGCGCCGGCTCGGGGTCTCCCCCGCCACCCTGCGCTCCTGGGACCGCCGTTACGGCATCGGTCCGGAGGTCCGGCGGGACGGCCGGCACCGCCGGTGGGCGCCGCGTGACATCGCGGTGCTGGAGGAGATGTGCCGGCTCACCGCCTCGGGCATCCCCCCGGCCGAGGCGGCCCGCGCCGCCCGCGCCGCCGGCCGTCCGCTCCGGGGCGGCCCGGAGGACTTCTCCGCCGCAGCACGCGCCACGTCACCCGGCGCGTCACCCGGCGGGCCGTCCGGGGAACCGTCCAGCGCACCGTCCCCCGCCGCGGGCCGCGCTCCCGCCGCACCGCCGCCCGCGGCACCGGTCGCCGCGACCGCCGGTGCGTCCCCCGTACCGGCCCTGCCGGCCCCCCGCGGTGCCGCCCGGCAGCCCGGTTCCGGCAACGGGCTGCCGCTCGGTGACGTACGGCAGGAGTGCCGCGGTCTCGCGCGCGCCGCCGTGCGCCTGGACGCGGCGGCCGTGGAGCGGTTGCTGGCGTCCGCCGTCGGACAGCACGGCCTGGTCACGGCCTGGGAGGAGGTGATGGTGCCGGCCCTGCGCGCGGCGGGCCGCAAGTGGGAGACGGCCGGGGACCGTTATGTCGAGGTGGAGCACCTGCTGTCCTGGCACATCTCCTCGGCGCTGCGCCGGGTGCCCACCGCCCCGCCCTCGCCGCCCGGGGTACCCGGGATTCCGCCCGTGCTGCTGGCCTGCGTCCCGGACGAGCAGCACGCTCTGCCGCTGGAGGCGCTGGCGGCCGGTTTGGCCGAACAGGGGTTCCCCGTCCGGATGTTCGGTGCGGCACTGCCGGCGGAGGCACTGGACGCGGCGGTGCGGCGCACCGGTCCGGCGGCCGTCGTCCTGTGGTCGCAGAGCCGTTCGACCGCCAACCGCCCGCTGGCGCGGCACGTCGCCGCCAGCGAGTGGGGGGTGAAGGGCGCACGGACCCAGCCGGCGGTGCTGCTCGCCGGTCCGGGCTGGGCGGGGCCGCCCGTCCCGGGGACACTGCGGCCGCTCGGGCTGCGGGAGGCGCTGGAGGCGCTCGGCCGCCTGTGCCACACGGTGCCCGGAGGGCCGGCGGGGCCGTAG